ACATTATTTAACCTGTCCTAAACAGAAGCCATAACAGATTAGTTATCATCATCCTGAAGTCATGCCCATGTATTAGTTTAGAGAATTAAAGCACAGACAGTCCCTATGTTGATGATGATAGTAACATTATCACCCTGTGTGAAGCAGGAAGCTGCACTGGTTTGCTGGTTGGTGGATCACACCATGTTATCTCCAGTGCTGGTGTTCTGGCCCGGCAGCTCCGTGCTGCACTCCTTCTGTCCGAGGGTCTCCTGCTGGTGCCCGGAGCAGCAGTCCCTGCCGGCAATGCTGCACATCTGGAGATCCTCGTCGCCTTCCTCCTCGAGCCCCGAGCCCTCGTCCACGTCCAGCTGGCAAACGCACACCTCGATCCCTGAGTCGCCGGTCACATGCCGGCGTCGTGTGACGAGCTCCtcgtcgtcgtcctcctcctcctccacagccGCTGCTGAAGCCGCCGCCAACAAAGCCTCTACGCTCTCCTCTGCCTGACGCTGCTCCCGGACTGGGGGTGACGCCACCTCGTGGTCTGCCGAGGAGCCCGACTCAGGGCAGTCCACTCTTGGCTCTGGCTCGAGCAGGATTTCAGGCACAGAGGCAGAGTCCAGCTGGTTTATTTGTGGAGCGGACGGTTGAGTCGACTCGGGAGGGTTTTCAGAGTACGGAGGAGGTGGGGTCGGGGGGTGGCCTACGACCTCTTCATAATCAGGAAGCTTGCAGTCGTTCCAAAACCCTGATGGATCCAAAAAAACGAGAAAGCGTGAGCTTGACGAgtcaaaaaattaattaaaagaagatgtaaaaaaaaaagattaacacaaattttaaatgtttaaattgtctCCTTTTTCAGATTTCTCCACTTTACTAAACATGTTTGGGTTCAGAACTTCTACTTTTTCATAACATTCCAATGAATTTCTACTcttaaatatcaaatatttaagcAATATTTAAGATTCAAAGTTCAAAATTACAGCTAAAACAGTGGCATAATATGTCCATGGCAAAAACTGATGTTGTGACAGAATGATTCCTTACTACAGAAACAGTCTCTTTTTCCCATTAAATCTGGATGGAAGACCTTCAGGAGCAGATGTTATCAGTCTGTGTGTGAATCACTGTCTAAGTATGCGTGCAGTCAGAGTTGTGTTCTCATTCTTGACTTGAAGTCAAGCATGTTGACTGTGGGCTTCAAACTGCCAAACACGAAGCTCGTCCAGCTCTTGTTTGTAATATTATTGGACACAATATCCCGTTCCAGCCAAGGTCCAAGTGTGACCACTAACATTAGAGCGGCATCTCTGCCATCAACCGTCACAGCTGCAATTTCAGTTCAACCGCAATCTTCAGCAACGCAGACAATTTGCAGCTGAGTACAAAAAGATCAGGATAATGATCGGTATCTTGAGTTCTAAGGTTGTATCTGAGCCAAAAAAAAGGGCTGCCGTTTCATTTAACATCAGGTATCATGTTGGTTGAGTAATACAGGCTGAGCAGACATTGGATTAGTGCTGATGCAAATTTAGATGTCATGTCCCCCATAAATGTATATGAGCTTTGAGCAGTGCAGAGTAGCGTGATGCAAACTTTTTTAGCCTTTATCTTTACGCAACCACAGAATGTTCAGCACACAGAGATCAGTCCCTCCATCTGATAAAGTGGGCACTAAGCATATGTCAGAGGCTTTGAGACAGAGATTATCTGTGCTTAACAttgtaagataaaaaaaaagacctgcaAGAGAACAGAAAGCCAAAATACAGACTATTTGGCACCACAATCGTGAAAGTCTAAAACGAACCAGAAGAACTACTTACTTAAATTGAGAGGTGGAGGGGAAATGAAGGAGCTGGAGGCTCCCTGATAGGCCATGAGGCTGATCTCACGCTGTCGCTGCTCCTGTTGCAGACGCATTTTAACTCTCCGGTGTCGATAGGCACAGCAGCAACTGAGCATTATGATGAGAGTCCATACCAACCAGAACCCTGTGGGAGGAGGCAGGCTCTGTGTAATCTCATCACTAGTACTGGAGGAAGGTGATCTAAACTACCAGAGCTTTGTCTGACTCAACAAGTCCCTGATGAGGAATTAGATCTGTTGTTGTGCAGCAAGTtcaaagatatatatatatatatatatatatatatatatatgccttCAAACCAAGTTcaagttgttatttttttacttctcagCATGTGCGTGTTAAGATTTCAAACCACAAAGATGCAGAAAACTTCctaaaaaagtgaaactgaaaatgaaacgtgtatgaaaacaaaagcttgtcTCAAGAAATAAGTCTCAAAAGGCAATACTTCAAAGGCAAACTAAATGTACAAACATATCTGTAAGAATAtttggggaaaagaaaaacagcatgaCTATACTTACACCAGAGTTCATAGTAGTAAGTGCAGCACTCAGTTTCTCCACAGCAATAGCCCATCTCACAGCGGTACTGCTCGTTGTTTACCCCAAAACAGAACTCCTTcccctaaaacacacacaagaggTGCACACAGTCAATATGTAGTCACTCAAGTAACTAGAAAAGGGCCTTCAAGCTCGCCCTTTTCCATTGCCACGTCAATGTCACTCATTATGTTGTGCACAAGTTTGTGTCACCCATATGTAGGCAAATGAAATACACTTTTACATGCAAATATAGTTCCTATTTGAGGGCTAGGGGGGACAAAGCAGTACCTACGACAGAAAGCAGCTTACTGAAATGTCCAATTAAAGTacataccaaaaacaaaacatacagtatCTTTCACGAAATGTGTCCAAATGATGAGGTTGTTGGTTTGACAGCTTCATGAGATTTAACCAGCACCCAGATCATTACAATAGTGCATGTCTAAAAGCCCGACACGAACCTGTTTATCTTTAATCTCAATGACAATGTTAGGAAAATGTGTGATAAAGGAATTCATGTACTCTGTCAAACTGTGTACAAGAACGATCACCCTTTTCGCTGCTTttgataacaaaataaaaagccaaaatggaGTAAAAGAGGGGTCGTTTAGTTGTGAAAATGCTTAAATCGAGATTTAAACGGACCGTTTCTAGGTAAAAAGTTTCGTGGACAAGCTGAGGTGGGCTCCGTCCAGCTA
Above is a genomic segment from Kryptolebias marmoratus isolate JLee-2015 linkage group LG14, ASM164957v2, whole genome shotgun sequence containing:
- the wbp1 gene encoding WW domain-binding protein 1; protein product: MPQKALGSIVGLLCTGTCFVQGKEFCFGVNNEQYRCEMGYCCGETECCTYYYELWWFWLVWTLIIMLSCCCAYRHRRVKMRLQQEQRQREISLMAYQGASSSFISPPPLNLRFWNDCKLPDYEEVVGHPPTPPPPYSENPPESTQPSAPQINQLDSASVPEILLEPEPRVDCPESGSSADHEVASPPVREQRQAEESVEALLAAASAAAVEEEEDDDEELVTRRRHVTGDSGIEVCVCQLDVDEGSGLEEEGDEDLQMCSIAGRDCCSGHQQETLGQKECSTELPGQNTSTGDNMV